The following are from one region of the Vibrio hyugaensis genome:
- a CDS encoding DUF3135 domain-containing protein, whose amino-acid sequence MDLEIAMPNTHKPQVLPSFDEMVKMAERDPDAFEQFRHDMAKEMIEGASEQMQPRLWAQQSHIDRVIHNCKNPNHTNVVLMNELQKQVVKFREALQGEPSPTQKADVVELKAFKDRDDFY is encoded by the coding sequence ATGGATTTGGAGATAGCCATGCCAAACACCCACAAACCGCAAGTTTTACCCTCATTCGATGAAATGGTAAAAATGGCAGAACGCGATCCCGATGCCTTTGAGCAGTTCCGCCATGATATGGCAAAAGAGATGATCGAAGGTGCTTCAGAGCAGATGCAGCCAAGGTTATGGGCGCAACAAAGCCACATAGACAGAGTCATCCATAACTGTAAAAACCCCAATCACACTAATGTCGTATTGATGAATGAGCTACAGAAACAAGTCGTGAAATTCAGAGAGGCATTACAGGGAGAACCTTCACCGACTCAAAAAGCTGATGTAGTTGAGTTGAAGGCATTTAAAGATAGGGATGATTTTTACTAA
- a CDS encoding DUF805 domain-containing protein: protein MSIKELLFSFQGRIGRKTYWVWNIIYYIMILGFGAGISKLFPAFSYILLPIFLLILLIPDLAITTKRWHDRNKSIYWLALNIPLIIGRVATPMTNPAAQDPSTPQMMIASISLICGLWILVECGFLKGTVGQNNYGPEPK from the coding sequence ATGTCGATTAAAGAATTACTGTTTTCTTTCCAAGGGCGTATAGGCCGTAAAACTTACTGGGTGTGGAATATCATCTACTACATCATGATTCTGGGCTTCGGCGCAGGCATCAGTAAGTTATTCCCTGCTTTCTCATATATTCTTCTGCCTATCTTCTTGTTGATTCTTCTCATCCCGGATTTGGCGATTACTACCAAGCGTTGGCATGACCGTAACAAGTCGATTTACTGGTTGGCATTAAACATCCCGTTGATCATTGGTCGAGTTGCAACGCCAATGACAAATCCAGCAGCGCAAGACCCATCAACACCGCAAATGATGATTGCTTCTATTTCTCTGATTTGTGGCCTATGGATTCTGGTTGAGTGTGGTTTCTTGAAAGGCACGGTAGGTCAGAACAACTACGGTCCCGAGCCGAAGTAA
- a CDS encoding 5-carboxymethyl-2-hydroxymuconate Delta-isomerase — MPNLVLEYSNSVDERVNVQGLLEDLHKVALDCGLFELASVKSRALRCHNWLVGEEGDSVDFIHINFDLLAGRSAEQKRELSRSLMVVLQEQASHVRSLTVNVRDMDIDCFQKVVN; from the coding sequence ATGCCAAACTTAGTTTTAGAATATTCTAACTCAGTTGATGAGCGTGTGAATGTTCAAGGATTGTTGGAAGACTTACACAAAGTGGCCTTAGACTGTGGTTTGTTTGAGCTTGCATCCGTTAAGTCACGTGCGCTTCGTTGCCACAATTGGTTGGTCGGAGAAGAGGGCGATAGTGTTGATTTCATCCATATCAACTTTGATTTGCTCGCAGGAAGAAGTGCAGAGCAAAAACGTGAGTTATCGAGATCACTGATGGTGGTACTGCAAGAACAAGCGAGCCATGTTCGCAGTTTGACTGTGAATGTTCGAGATATGGATATTGATTGCTTCCAGAAGGTGGTAAATTAG
- the tpiA gene encoding triose-phosphate isomerase produces MRRPVVMGNWKLNGSKAMVTELLAGINAELEGVEGVDVAVAPPALYIGLAECVIAEGDNKVILGAQNTDLNNSGAFTGDMSPEMLKDFGASHIIIGHSERREYHNESDEFIAKKFNFLKENGLTPVFCIGESEAQNEAGETEAVCARQINAVIDTYGVEALNGAIIAYEPIWAIGTGKAATAEDAQRIHASIRALIAAKDEAVAAQVIIQYGGSVKPENAEAYFSQPDIDGALVGGASLDAKSFVAIAKAAAAAKA; encoded by the coding sequence ATGCGTCGTCCTGTAGTGATGGGTAACTGGAAACTAAACGGTAGCAAAGCAATGGTAACTGAGCTGCTAGCTGGTATTAATGCTGAACTTGAGGGCGTTGAAGGTGTTGACGTAGCAGTAGCTCCACCAGCTCTTTACATCGGTCTAGCAGAGTGTGTAATCGCAGAAGGTGATAACAAAGTTATCCTAGGCGCACAAAACACTGACCTAAACAACAGCGGTGCTTTCACTGGCGACATGTCTCCAGAAATGCTGAAAGACTTCGGTGCTTCTCACATCATCATCGGTCACTCAGAGCGTCGTGAATACCACAACGAATCTGACGAGTTCATCGCGAAGAAATTCAACTTCCTAAAAGAAAACGGTCTAACACCTGTTTTCTGTATCGGTGAATCTGAAGCTCAAAACGAAGCTGGCGAAACTGAAGCAGTATGTGCACGTCAAATCAACGCAGTTATCGACACTTACGGTGTTGAAGCTCTAAACGGCGCAATCATCGCTTACGAACCAATCTGGGCTATCGGTACAGGTAAAGCAGCAACAGCTGAAGATGCACAACGCATCCACGCTTCTATCCGCGCACTAATCGCAGCGAAAGACGAAGCAGTTGCAGCACAAGTAATCATCCAATACGGCGGTTCTGTTAAACCAGAAAATGCTGAAGCTTACTTCTCACAACCAGACATCGACGGTGCTCTAGTTGGCGGCGCTTCTCTAGACGCTAAGAGCTTCGTAGCTATCGCTAAAGCAGCGGCAGCAGCTAAAGCTTAA
- a CDS encoding MBL fold metallo-hydrolase RNA specificity domain-containing protein → MTTPISDIANVIHHGGKHTVTGSCHELKLPSGSVLIDCGLFQGKDIHFGNRKASLDIEFPVKHIKALVLTHAHIDHIGRLPWLLAAGFKGPIYCTKATAELVPLMLEDGLKLQLGLNYHQRQQVLNVIKKQLRPNDYQQWLPLGKQCYLRFQPAGHILGSAYVEFKLPNNEIIVFSGDLGPPNTPLLPDPKPPKRADYLFIESTYGDKEHEDIATRTERLNTIIDHALQDGGVILIPAFSVGRTQELLFDIEQLIHQRDLSSSLPIILDSPLAKRVTKTYRRFKKLWGKEAKQKLNNHRHPLAFEQCITVESHREHQALVNRLASTDEPAIVVAASGMCEGGRIVNYLKALLPDERNDVLFAGYQAQGTLGREIQSGSHTVDIDNQPIEANAQIHTISGYSAHADQSDLLKFVTGVPKQPKTVHLIHGEKEAKQELGKIIEEEGVEVVY, encoded by the coding sequence ATGACAACACCAATATCAGACATCGCCAATGTGATTCACCATGGCGGAAAACATACCGTCACGGGCTCTTGTCATGAATTGAAACTGCCTAGCGGTAGCGTCTTGATCGATTGCGGACTCTTTCAAGGCAAAGACATCCATTTTGGCAATCGCAAAGCATCATTGGATATTGAATTTCCCGTTAAGCACATCAAAGCATTAGTCCTGACTCATGCTCACATCGACCACATTGGACGCCTACCTTGGTTACTTGCTGCTGGATTTAAAGGCCCCATTTACTGCACCAAAGCAACAGCCGAGCTGGTACCGCTCATGCTAGAAGATGGATTAAAGCTGCAACTGGGTTTGAACTACCATCAGCGCCAACAAGTCCTCAATGTCATTAAAAAACAGCTAAGACCCAATGACTACCAACAATGGCTACCACTTGGTAAACAATGTTATCTGCGCTTTCAACCTGCGGGGCACATTCTTGGTTCCGCTTACGTAGAATTCAAACTCCCCAATAATGAAATCATCGTGTTTTCCGGCGATCTAGGTCCACCCAATACCCCGCTCTTACCCGATCCGAAACCGCCAAAGCGTGCCGACTATTTGTTCATCGAATCCACATACGGTGACAAAGAGCATGAAGACATTGCCACTCGAACTGAGCGCTTGAACACCATTATCGATCATGCACTACAAGATGGCGGCGTTATTCTGATCCCCGCTTTCAGCGTAGGACGTACGCAGGAACTGTTATTCGATATTGAACAACTGATTCACCAACGTGACTTGTCGTCTTCTTTGCCAATTATCCTAGACTCACCACTCGCCAAAAGAGTCACTAAGACCTACCGCCGTTTCAAAAAGTTGTGGGGGAAAGAAGCGAAGCAAAAGCTCAACAATCATCGTCATCCCCTCGCCTTTGAACAATGCATTACTGTGGAAAGCCATAGAGAGCATCAAGCACTAGTGAATCGACTAGCCTCCACCGATGAACCTGCAATTGTCGTCGCAGCATCCGGTATGTGCGAAGGCGGAAGAATCGTCAATTACTTAAAAGCACTCTTACCGGACGAGAGAAATGATGTGCTGTTCGCAGGTTATCAGGCTCAAGGAACCTTAGGTCGAGAAATCCAATCAGGCAGCCACACGGTGGATATTGATAACCAACCAATCGAAGCCAACGCACAGATCCATACCATCTCTGGATATTCTGCGCACGCAGACCAAAGCGATTTATTGAAGTTTGTTACTGGAGTTCCGAAACAACCAAAAACCGTGCATTTGATACATGGAGAGAAAGAAGCAAAACAAGAG